The Zingiber officinale cultivar Zhangliang chromosome 10A, Zo_v1.1, whole genome shotgun sequence genome contains a region encoding:
- the LOC122027864 gene encoding transcription factor bHLH35-like isoform X1, translated as MEPIQWTNKTDDSLFEAQELFSSYGFDPETAPNFCDSSSRTASSMALRDNILQERERRKRFNQTLYDLRGVVPNITKMSKVSIIHDAINYIQQLQDQERSLLDEISDMESTEKYSSCLEGNRDNSTWSFSIPSESMEVMEIGVREMGNGTTIINITSENKKSAITRVCQIVESCGLSIIAANITSRFGIIFHTIVVEDGGVESSQLKRKIEAAFLHRGAPRNTFPVSWSNCGMKVHGREI; from the exons ATGGAACCCATCCAATGGACCAATAAAACTGATGATTCCTTATTTGAAGCCCAGGAGCTCTTCAg CAGCTATGGATTCGATCCCGAGACGGCGCCAAACTTCTGCGACTCGAGCTCGCGAACTGCGTCGTCCATGGCACTCCGCGACAACATTTTgcaggagagggagaggcggaaGAGGTTCAACCAGACGCTTTACGATCTCAGAGGCGTCGTCCCCAACATAACGAAG ATGAGCAAGGTCTCCATAATCCATGACGCGATCAACTACATCCAGCAGCTTCAGGATCAAGAAAGATCTCTGCTCGATGAGATATCAGACATGGAGTCGACCGAGAAGTACTCATCCTGTTTAGAGGGCAACAGAGACAACAGCACTTGGAGCTTCTCCATTCCATCTGAATCCATGGAAGTGATGGAA ATCGGAGTGAGAGAGATGGGCAATGGAACCACGATTATCAACATCACTAGCGAGAACAAAAAGAGTGCGATAACAAGGGTGTGCCAGATTGTGGAGTCTTGCGGCCTCAGTATCATTGCAGCTAATATCACTTCCAGATTCGGGATTATCTTCCATACAATTGTCGTCGAG GACGGTGGAGTCGAGAGTTCTCAGTTGAAAAGGAAGATAGAGGCTGCTTTCCTTCATCGTGGCGCTCCGAGAAACACTTTCCCCGTTTCATGGAGCAACTGTGGAATGAAGGTACATGGACGTGAAATATGA
- the LOC122027864 gene encoding transcription factor bHLH35-like isoform X2, with the protein MEPIQWTNKTDDSLFEAQELFSYGFDPETAPNFCDSSSRTASSMALRDNILQERERRKRFNQTLYDLRGVVPNITKMSKVSIIHDAINYIQQLQDQERSLLDEISDMESTEKYSSCLEGNRDNSTWSFSIPSESMEVMEIGVREMGNGTTIINITSENKKSAITRVCQIVESCGLSIIAANITSRFGIIFHTIVVEDGGVESSQLKRKIEAAFLHRGAPRNTFPVSWSNCGMKVHGREI; encoded by the exons ATGGAACCCATCCAATGGACCAATAAAACTGATGATTCCTTATTTGAAGCCCAGGAGCTCTTCAg CTATGGATTCGATCCCGAGACGGCGCCAAACTTCTGCGACTCGAGCTCGCGAACTGCGTCGTCCATGGCACTCCGCGACAACATTTTgcaggagagggagaggcggaaGAGGTTCAACCAGACGCTTTACGATCTCAGAGGCGTCGTCCCCAACATAACGAAG ATGAGCAAGGTCTCCATAATCCATGACGCGATCAACTACATCCAGCAGCTTCAGGATCAAGAAAGATCTCTGCTCGATGAGATATCAGACATGGAGTCGACCGAGAAGTACTCATCCTGTTTAGAGGGCAACAGAGACAACAGCACTTGGAGCTTCTCCATTCCATCTGAATCCATGGAAGTGATGGAA ATCGGAGTGAGAGAGATGGGCAATGGAACCACGATTATCAACATCACTAGCGAGAACAAAAAGAGTGCGATAACAAGGGTGTGCCAGATTGTGGAGTCTTGCGGCCTCAGTATCATTGCAGCTAATATCACTTCCAGATTCGGGATTATCTTCCATACAATTGTCGTCGAG GACGGTGGAGTCGAGAGTTCTCAGTTGAAAAGGAAGATAGAGGCTGCTTTCCTTCATCGTGGCGCTCCGAGAAACACTTTCCCCGTTTCATGGAGCAACTGTGGAATGAAGGTACATGGACGTGAAATATGA